One genomic region from Nostoc sphaeroides encodes:
- a CDS encoding Calx-beta domain-containing protein — MFESQLPQQNPLDPSLKSSFNNSEFNPEFHNEIFSSLRNKGEFSLPKIEINNLIDSSSFNDYENLLYNFWQPSTIEANATTSPISLTGNTKDLPLVYPVEINQDALLIARNHSYSSEISLNSNTISGVLQQDVYLTLQKFVQSPNFEQMIQSIFGTNVNPEKINIITEQWQAGDFSKLPKIEVREQSVFPTNTLGAFAGATDKIYLSQGLLNSGNTAIIGDTILEEIGHWLDKQFNFVDTPGDEGQMFTAVVRGQKLSPVKIAEIRAEDDSTMIFVDGQFLKVEQSSIVLPTINITAKDANAGETLAGQTANSGQFTLTRIGNITSSLQVNYTITGTATNSTDYNKLTNSVTFAAGSTTALINITPIDDGQFEGNETVVLTLATSTNYNLGTAKNATVNIADNDKPIITISATDINAGETLAGQTANPGQFTLTRTGNNTSALTVNYIVAGTATNSADYNKLTNAVTFAAGSSTALINITPIDDGQFEGNETVVLTLATSTNYNLGTAKNATVNIADNDKPIITISATDINAGETLVGKPTNPGQFTLTRTGNVVSALTVNYTIAGTAINSTDYSNLSGNATFMAGAATTLVTVIPKDDSIFERNESVILTLAAGNAYTLGNAQTATVTLTDKNSPNNSNQSPILIGIPNNFVMGKSNYDSYMSGSDYYVDPQRVIAKFDSDIQGVNILGWKPFESFSLERILKDTFKTLVASGTWFKNGDPSVTLPFYQDFLSGRGGETVLYANNRLVQEAKNDPNLNFNNKITQAKNLISSKINQQFNQGFIDGNIMIRDIQNKIDIPHISFENGNLFIIIHGIQKAEISMNNFIISLNNNGNGGTWSGNLRYTLYDDFGFSLDSDVGQTGLNIIRLMNQTVDSIKSLDVSKIKNNIEDLGKEIAKASVLDLGYVLQKYGSANAYGIKMYVEEQISGNFGVS; from the coding sequence ATGTTTGAGTCTCAGTTGCCACAACAAAATCCTTTAGATCCATCTCTAAAATCTTCCTTTAATAATTCAGAATTTAATCCAGAATTCCACAACGAAATTTTCTCATCTCTACGAAATAAGGGTGAGTTTAGCTTACCAAAAATTGAAATAAATAATTTAATAGACAGCAGTTCTTTTAACGATTACGAGAATTTATTATACAATTTTTGGCAACCTTCTACTATTGAGGCAAATGCCACCACATCGCCAATATCGCTAACGGGCAATACTAAGGATCTACCTTTAGTTTATCCAGTAGAAATTAATCAAGATGCTTTACTCATAGCGAGAAATCATAGCTACTCTAGTGAGATTAGCTTAAATTCCAATACTATATCTGGTGTTCTCCAACAAGATGTATACCTAACACTACAGAAGTTTGTGCAGTCGCCTAATTTTGAGCAGATGATACAGTCAATTTTTGGCACTAATGTTAATCCTGAAAAAATCAATATAATTACTGAACAATGGCAAGCAGGCGATTTTAGTAAGCTACCAAAAATTGAAGTGCGTGAGCAATCTGTATTTCCTACTAATACATTAGGGGCTTTTGCCGGAGCAACAGATAAAATTTATCTTTCACAAGGATTACTTAACAGTGGAAATACCGCCATAATTGGCGACACAATACTAGAAGAAATTGGACATTGGCTCGATAAACAATTCAATTTTGTTGATACTCCTGGCGATGAGGGTCAAATGTTTACAGCAGTCGTCCGAGGTCAAAAATTAAGCCCAGTCAAAATTGCAGAAATTCGTGCTGAAGACGATAGCACCATGATTTTTGTTGATGGACAATTCCTGAAAGTTGAGCAATCAAGCATAGTTTTACCTACTATTAATATCACTGCCAAAGATGCCAATGCTGGAGAAACTTTAGCTGGACAAACAGCAAATTCTGGTCAATTTACCCTGACTCGGATAGGGAATATAACTTCATCTCTTCAGGTAAATTACACCATTACGGGAACAGCAACCAATAGTACAGATTACAACAAATTAACCAATAGCGTTACTTTTGCGGCTGGCTCTACCACAGCGTTAATTAATATTACACCCATTGATGATGGACAATTTGAGGGGAATGAGACGGTTGTACTCACATTAGCAACTAGTACAAATTACAACCTGGGTACAGCTAAGAACGCCACAGTTAATATTGCAGACAACGATAAACCCATTATTACCATCAGCGCTACTGATATCAATGCAGGTGAAACGTTAGCTGGACAAACAGCAAATCCTGGTCAATTTACCCTCACACGCACAGGGAATAATACTTCAGCGCTAACAGTTAATTACATTGTTGCGGGAACAGCAACCAATAGTGCAGATTACAACAAATTAACTAATGCCGTTACATTTGCAGCTGGATCTTCCACAGCGTTAATTAATATTACACCCATTGATGATGGACAATTTGAGGGGAATGAGACGGTTGTACTCACATTAGCAACTAGTACAAATTACAACCTGGGTACAGCAAAAAACGCCACAGTCAATATTGCAGACAACGATAAACCCATTATTACCATCAGCGCTACTGATATCAATGCAGGTGAAACTTTAGTTGGAAAACCCACAAATCCTGGTCAATTTACTCTGACTCGGACAGGGAATGTTGTTTCGGCCCTAACAGTGAATTACACCATTGCGGGGACAGCCATCAACAGTACAGACTATAGTAATTTGAGTGGTAATGCAACTTTTATGGCGGGTGCAGCTACTACTTTGGTGACTGTAATACCGAAGGATGATTCTATTTTTGAAAGGAATGAGTCTGTGATTTTGACTCTGGCTGCTGGTAATGCCTATACGCTGGGGAATGCTCAGACGGCGACTGTCACTTTGACGGATAAGAATTCACCCAATAATAGTAATCAATCTCCTATTCTTATAGGAATCCCTAATAATTTTGTAATGGGTAAGAGTAACTATGATAGTTATATGAGTGGTAGTGATTATTATGTTGATCCACAAAGAGTAATTGCAAAATTTGATTCTGATATTCAAGGCGTCAATATTTTGGGCTGGAAACCTTTTGAATCCTTTTCTCTAGAAAGAATTTTAAAAGACACTTTCAAGACTTTAGTAGCATCAGGTACATGGTTTAAGAACGGCGATCCATCAGTTACCTTGCCTTTTTATCAAGACTTCTTAAGTGGAAGAGGTGGTGAAACAGTGCTATATGCAAATAATCGACTTGTTCAAGAAGCCAAAAATGATCCAAATTTGAATTTTAACAATAAAATTACTCAAGCTAAAAATTTAATAAGCAGTAAGATTAATCAGCAGTTTAATCAAGGCTTTATCGACGGAAACATTATGATAAGAGATATACAAAACAAAATTGATATTCCACACATCAGTTTTGAAAATGGAAATTTATTTATCATTATTCATGGGATTCAGAAAGCCGAAATCAGCATGAATAATTTTATTATTTCACTCAACAATAATGGTAACGGTGGAACTTGGAGTGGAAATTTAAGATATACCTTGTATGATGATTTTGGTTTTTCCTTAGATAGTGATGTTGGACAGACAGGGTTAAACATTATTCGATTAATGAATCAAACTG
- a CDS encoding LapA family protein: MAVIRLILLVAVLAGLTLLLVQNFSPALSLVFLGVRTQPLPLAIWILFSTATGAFTSILIATLFNLSNYFGGGQRQTPDRRSTTPRAKATRREEPTSRPASSPPPASKKEEPTSDVFDDWETNGSNDDWNFDEKSEETPTPNFQAQQPKDSTTYERQSEAKSSSQSGSVYSYSYREPKNTAAGKTESVYDADYRVIIPPYQPPTTNQADDDDDWEFFDDDDFEDDGKRPRR; this comes from the coding sequence ATGGCTGTAATTCGCTTAATTCTATTGGTGGCAGTACTGGCAGGACTAACGCTGTTATTAGTCCAAAATTTCTCACCTGCCCTATCGCTAGTATTTTTGGGCGTGCGAACTCAACCATTACCACTAGCTATATGGATTTTGTTTAGTACTGCCACTGGTGCTTTCACATCTATATTGATTGCTACCTTGTTTAACTTATCTAATTATTTTGGGGGAGGACAACGCCAAACTCCTGACCGCCGAAGCACAACGCCTCGTGCGAAGGCAACCCGTAGAGAAGAACCTACATCTCGCCCTGCCAGTTCTCCACCACCAGCTAGTAAAAAAGAAGAGCCTACTAGTGATGTATTTGATGATTGGGAGACAAATGGCAGTAATGATGATTGGAACTTTGATGAAAAGTCAGAGGAAACACCTACTCCTAATTTTCAAGCTCAACAGCCTAAAGACTCTACAACTTACGAACGCCAATCAGAAGCCAAAAGCAGTTCTCAGTCTGGTTCAGTTTATTCCTACAGCTACCGGGAACCAAAAAATACGGCTGCGGGAAAAACTGAATCTGTTTATGATGCTGATTACCGGGTAATCATTCCCCCTTATCAGCCGCCAACCACTAATCAAGCCGATGATGATGATGATTGGGAATTTTTTGATGATGATGATTTTGAAGATGATGGTAAACGCCCCCGTCGGTGA
- a CDS encoding flavin prenyltransferase UbiX, whose protein sequence is MSNNTKPLVLGVSGASGLIYAVRAIKFLLEAEFSIELVASKSTYMVWQSEQEIRMPPEPTAQEQFWREQAGVAISGKLRCHPWGDVGAGIASGSFASLGMIIIPCSMGTVAKLAAGLSSDLLERAADVQLKEGRKLVIVPRETPFSLIHLRNLTSLAEVGVRIVPAIPAWYHNPQTIEDLVDFVVARALDQLDIDCIPIQRWQGRR, encoded by the coding sequence GTGTCAAATAACACAAAACCTCTAGTTTTAGGCGTATCAGGCGCATCTGGTCTGATTTACGCTGTTCGCGCAATCAAATTTTTGCTAGAAGCGGAGTTTAGTATTGAATTGGTTGCCTCTAAATCTACTTACATGGTTTGGCAGTCAGAACAGGAAATTCGGATGCCACCAGAACCAACCGCGCAAGAACAATTCTGGCGAGAGCAAGCTGGAGTGGCAATTTCGGGTAAACTTCGCTGCCATCCTTGGGGTGACGTTGGAGCCGGGATTGCCAGTGGTTCTTTTGCCAGTCTGGGGATGATAATTATTCCATGCAGCATGGGCACTGTGGCAAAGCTAGCGGCTGGCTTGAGTTCCGATTTACTAGAGCGGGCAGCGGATGTCCAACTTAAAGAAGGACGAAAGCTAGTCATTGTTCCTCGTGAAACGCCTTTTAGCCTCATCCACCTCCGTAACTTAACCTCTCTAGCAGAAGTTGGAGTGAGAATTGTCCCCGCTATTCCTGCCTGGTATCATAATCCCCAAACCATTGAGGATTTAGTGGATTTTGTAGTTGCCCGTGCTTTAGATCAACTAGATATTGACTGCATTCCAATTCAGAGGTGGCAAGGTCGTCGCTAA